In Deinococcus aquaticus, the sequence CGCACGGCCAGACCCTCTACACCCACCCTGACGCGGGCTGCCGGGACTTCACGCAGCGCACCACCACCCCGCGTCTGCCCCGCACCCGCGCGGCCAGCCCCACACCCGACAAGCGAGACTGACTTGATCCCCGACCCGTTCACCCTGCCGCCCCTCAACTACGCGGCGCTCAGCCCCGAACACCACCTGCTGCGCGTCCTGATCGACGAGGAACCCACCGACCTCGAAACCGCCGTCGGCCGCGTCCTGAAGAAATCCAGGGGCACGTACCTGCGGTTCGGGCAGGACCCGGCGCGGCCCACCAGCCTCGCGTACCGCACGTGGGAGAACATCGGCCGGGAGGACTGGACCCGCAGCGTCCGCCGCGGTGCCCGCCACGGGTACGTCCTGACCGGCACCGGCGAGATCCGCCTCAAGGTCCTGTGGGACCTGCAGGTCATCTCCCCGCACCTGCGCGCCGTCCGTGACCGGCACGGCGAGGCGGTCGCCGGTCAGGTCGCCGCCCGCCTGCGGGACCGCCCATGAGCGTCACGGCCGCCGCACAGCGGCTCCTGCAGGAAGCGCGCAGCGAGGACAGCCGCGCCGCGCGGCTGCGCACCGACCTGCCCGAGCAGACCTGGGACGAGGAAACCCACCACATCCGGCTGATCGACTGGGCGACCGCGCACATCCCCGACCTGCCCCCACTGGCCCTGCTGTTCCACGTTCCGAACGGCGGGAAACGTGCCCAGCGCATCAGCCGGACCGGGAAACGGTACAGCCCCGAGGCCGCGCGACTCCTGCGCATGGGCACGCGCAGCGGGTACCCGGACCTCGGGCTGGATCACCCCGCGCACGGCCGCGCCGGGCTGCGCCTGGAACTGAAAAGCCTGACCGGCGAACTGCACCCCAATCAGCGCGCCTGGATCGTGCACCTGCGGCACGCCGGGTACCACGCCGACGCCGCCTGGGGCTGGCGTGACGCGCGGCAACTCCTCCTCGAGTACTTCCTGCCCGCCCCACCCGCGACCCGCTGGACGCCGCGCAGCAGACAGCCCCTGGACGACCACGCCCTCCCGCCACTCGGACACAAGTGAGGCCCACCATGACCCTGTTCCTGATTGCCCTGCTCGTCGCTGCCTTCTTTATCCCGCCCAGCATCCTCAACCTGGCACACCGCCAGCGCCGGGCCGCCCTGGCCCGCTTCGGTCAGCGCGTCACCGCCCGCCGCGCCCTGATCCAGGCGGACATCAGCCGGGTCACCCATGACCAGGGCTTCCGCGGATTCGACCGGTTGCGGCTCCTCTCGGGCCTGCAGGCGGAACGCACGGCCCTGGACCTGCACGTGCTGCACGTGGAGATCGGCAAGATCAATCCCGACGCGCCCCTCGCACCCCGCCCGCAGCATCAGTGGCGCCCCAGTCCAACCGACACCACGCTGTCATGCTCACACGACACCATGCGGGAGCGGGAGCCACTCGAAACGGCCTGCCGCACCCTGGCCAAAGACATGACGCGGGAGTGCGCGTGACCGGCCGCACCCCCCTGATCACGATCAGCAGCCTCCCCACCGCGCTGGAGGTCCGCCGCGCCGCGGACATCCGCCGCGCCCAGCGGGACCGCACGCACCTCCAGACCTGCCTGGAACTGCTGATGGCCGCGTTCGAGCGGGACGACGAGCGGGGCGCGGATCTTCCCTACCCCGTGCCCGAGGAACTCGCCAGGGCGCTGCGGGACAGGGGCTTCGCCCTCGACGCGCCCACCCACCAGCCCGGCGGACCCACCACCGTGAGGGTCCACTGGTGACCGGCGTGCACCTGAACGACTGGGTGCAGGTCCGGCTCACCCCGTACGGCGAGAAGGTACTCGCCGGGTACCACGATCAACGCCGCCAGCGCGTGGGCGCTATGGCCCACATCTACCGCCCCGACGCCGAAGGCCTGTACGGCATGCCGCTGTGGGACCTCATGCGGATCTTCGGTCATGCTCTAGGCCTCACCACGCCACCCCCCTTTCAGGGGAACATCCTGATCGGCTCCCCCAGCGCCACCCCGGCCGCGCCGGTGAGCCCATGACGACGCTGAACATCAACGACCGCGTGCGGGTCCGGCTCACCCCGTACGGCGTGACCGTCCTGGCCGAGGACCACGACCGCCTGCGCGACCAGCTGCCGGAAGGGATGCGGGGGCTGCTGAAAGCACCCCGGGCGGACCCGGACGGCCTGCACACCTTCCTGATCTGGGAGTTGCTGGCCACGTTCGGCGCCAGCAGCGGCAATGGCTTCCCCGACGTGTTCGAGGGCGGGACGCTGCACTTCGTCCCCTGGAACGCCCGCACCCCGGCAGGCACCAGGGTGCGGGACACCACGACCGGCGCGACCGCCACCTACGTCGCGCATGCTACGCACGTCGCCGGACGCGGCCCCGCCCAGCCCGCCGCGCTCCTGCACGTGGACGGCCACCACTTCACCGTGAACGCCGAGCACTTCGCGCGGCACTTCGTCGCGGTGGTGCCGTGAGCGAGAGCGGGGACGTCACGTGGCTGTGCGGCCTGCCCAACAGTGTCCGCCGCGGACGGTTCCAGGCGCCAGACCGGGACGCCGCCGCCCTCGCCTACGCCCGGCTCCACCGGTACGACCCCATCTCGGTGGAGCACGTCGGTGACGGCTGGTACGACATCACCGGGGAAGGCGTGGAGCCGGGTAAACCCTACCTGTACCGGCGTGTCTTCCGGGTGAACCGCGCGCCCGACCAGTCCCGCCGCGGCGTCGATGAGAACACCGCCCGCACCGCCCTGTGTGCCCTGCACGGCCCCGGCTGGGCGGTGCGGGAACCGTACATCGTCGCCGAGGGCCGCTACGGGAAGTCCGGCCGCGCGGACCTGTGCGTCCTGCCGGACGGGGAAAGCAGCGTCGGGTACGAGATCAAAACCGACCGGGACGTCCTGGACCGCCTGCCCCGACAGATCCCGATGTACGACCACTGCTTCGCCCGCCGCGTCCTGGCCACCACACCCCGGCACCTCGACGCGAGCTGCCAGCGCCTGCCGGCGGAGTGGGGCATCGTGCTGCTCGACCCGGACACGCACGGCGTGCTCGACCAGGTGCGGCCCGCCACGCCGCGCGACCTCGACCCGGCCAGCGGCACCCTGCTGCTCTCCGAACTCTGGGCCGCGGAACTTCATCACCTGATCAGGGAACGGAACCTCCCGATCAGGAAGCGCGCGCCGATCGGGGCGTGCCTGGATCTCCTGCAGGAGAACTTCGACGAGCCTGCCTTGCGGGACATGGCCCTTCACACCCTCAACCAGCGCCAGGGCGCCCGCGTGCACGCCTGGCGCATAGGAGACCCGTGACCAGGACTGAACGCTGTACCACCCTTCAGGACCTCGCCCACATCGTCGCTGCCACGAACACCGCGAACGGCTGGTCCGACGACTTCACCATCGCCCAGATCCCCGAGCGGATCGCGCTGATTCACAGTGAGGTGAGCGAGGCCTCCCGCGAGCGAAACCGCAGGAAGCGCGCCCGGGAACTCGGTGACGTGCAGATCCGCACCCTGCACCTGTGCGAACTGATCGACCCGGGCAGAATCGGCTGGTTCGTCATGCGGTGTTCCTGCCTGCCCGATCGGCGTCCGCTGCTGCCCGTGCGGCTCTTTCTGCGCGCCACCCGTCCGATTCAGGACCTGTACCTGCACACCATCATCAGCGCCGCGCTGGAAATCTACCGGAAAACGGGCCACAACGAGTTCTGTGGACTGCTGCTGGACAAGCTGCTCGACCTGATCGACCGGGTCAATCTGCTCCTGCTCGCCGAGCTGCCCGCAGGCACGACCCCCACCGACCTGATCCTGGAGATCAACAGTGTGAACGCCACGCGCGGCCACCGGCACGGGGGACTGCGGTGCTGACCCTCTGGCACCGTCCGCAGTCGCAGCTGTACGGCTGCATCTACCACGCCGCGTACGCCCTGCTGGGCGACCCGACCCTGCTCGACCACGTCGATGACGTCGGCACCGGAGCGTGGATCAACCGCCTCGCCCGGCGCGGCGTCGTCCCGTACCACGTGTGGCAGACCCGCCTGAGCAGCCGCAATATCCCCGTGATCACCGCGCGCGACTGGGAAGCGATCCGCAGTCAGGCGCAGGTGCGGGACGAGGCGGCGCTGCGCCTGATGGTCACGATCGAAAGCACCCGCGTGCAGGGGTACCACCTGATCGCTGTCCTCATTCCGAACCGGACGGTCAGTGACATGGTCCAGGTCAGCGACAGCGCCCTGCCCGAACTGCTGCACATGCCCTGGCGGGAATTCATCCAGAGCCGCTGGGCCGCTGCGTATGAGGTGGAACAGCTGGTCAGCCTGAACCCTGACACGCACCCGCGCCAACTCGCCAACCCGACACCGCGTGAACAGGTGAGCGTGTGAGCAAGGGTGCCTACTGGGATAGCACCGGACGGGACTACGCCGTGGACGTCATGGACGGCAGGTTCGCCCTGACCTTCCACGCCGTCCGGCCCGACGAACCAACGGCCCCTCCCCGTCTCTACCCCGTGCGGGCCGCGCGGCGGCACCAGCACCTCCCAGGCCTGCAGGCCCGGCTTACCCCCTCGCGCCAGCACCTGCTGCTGGAGATCTGGCACCGATCACCTCAGCCGAACGACCGCTTCTATCTCGACCACGCCGGGCGGCTGCGTCTCCGGTTTGACCTGTTCCTGGAACTCGGTCACATGTCCGCCCGAAGGCGCGCAGCAGCCATCTGGAAAGCCATCCGCCCCAGCACCGCCTCCGCCCCCCCCTACCGCCTCTCCCCCACCCGAGGTACCCCATGACCCAATCCAGCGATTTCCTCCAGCGCCTCGCCGCCCTCACCGCCGAGGCCCACGAGCACGGCCTGACCATGCTGGCCCTGGTCAGCGACCACGCCGAACACGGCCAGATCCACGAGTTCAGTAACGCGGCCCTGCACGGCCAGGGCGCGCACTCCCCGGCCTTCATGGCGATGCGGGTCGCCGTCAGCGCCGGCGCCGACGTCGCCGTGGTGGTGGCCCACGACCGGCCGTTCAACGTCCTGCAGGTCACGAACGACTACGCCGAGGCGGCCCGCACCCTCCAGCGGGAATCGGACCGCCGCGGCCCGCGCGGCAACGTGCACCTCTGGCACGCGAAACTCGGCGTGGTCATGCCTCCCCCACCGGAGAGCGCCCCGACCCACCCGGAGGCCGCGCAGTGACGGCCGCCATCCTCGTGACCCTGGTCGTCATCGCCCTGGTGGTCCTGGCCAGCCGCCCCAGGCCCCGGCCGCTCCCACCACTCCCCCGCCCCGCCGGGCGGCCCGACCGTTGCGACGAATACGCGCCGACCTCGCTGCTGGGACGGGCAGCACCCCCGCCGCCCGTCCCCGCCAGATCCAGTGCGGGAGGACCCTCCACCGCCAACCCCAGCACGGCCAGCAGCGCCAGTCCCCTGACCGACCCGCTCAGCCCGCTGAACCCGACCGGCCTGCACCACGCGTCGACCCCGACCCCGGAAGCCCCGGCCTGCGCCGCCCCGGACCGCTCGACCCCGTCCGACTCCTCCGGTTCATCCACCAGCGACAGCGGCGGGTGCAGCAGCTCCAGCAGCGACAGCTGGTGACGGACCCGGCAGGGCTGGCCTCGACGAACGCCGCGGCCAGCCCTGCACCGTCCTCACGACCGAAACAACACTCATTGGAGGTACGACCATGAAGCACGAATTCAGTGTTGGAAGCCGCATCACCCTGATCCTGACCGCATACCCCATCGACGACAAGACGGACGGGGCAGACGAACACGAGTTCCACGGTGAGCCTGCCGTCGTAGTCGAACACCTGACCGGCGACCCTGCCGCCGATTACCTCGTGTACGTCCCCCGGACGCGCCGCGTGTACCCCTGCGTCCCTGCGGATATGGCGCGCTGCTGATGGGCATCAAGAGCAAGCGGGTGGATTTCACGTTCGACGAGTCCGCCATGATCACGGAACCCTGGACGCCGCCCCCGCACCCTGGATTCAACGTTATCCACCTCGCACTGAGGGGCACGTACCTGACGTGCAACCGTTGCTCTGCCCTCGTCCGTTTCGAGGATGAGCACACCCACCGCTGCGGCGACGCTCAGGCCGACGCGGCAGGCCGCTGATGGCCCGCCGCAGTGGCGCTCAACGCCGATCGAACCGGCGCGAGATCCAGGACCGCCAAGGGGCGCAGCGTGCCGAGCAATCGAAAAGCGCCGCGCGGATCCCATCCGGGCAACCGCCAGGTGCTCTCCCAGTACTCGAGGCGCAACCGCCAACCGAGATCCCGGCGCAGGTGCCGGCACCCCGCCCGGCCGGCCGGGTGGTGAATGAGGCGTTGCGTGCCGCGCAGCGCCAGCCCCGCCCGGCGTCGCCTCTCCCTGCGGCGCTGGTGCCGCAGCCCCTGCCGGAACGTACCAGGGACGCACACCCGGCCTACGGTCTCACCACGGCGCAGTGGGTACTGTTCGAACTGACCCGCGAGAGCATGCGCACCGCCGCGCCGGACTTCCCCGCCGTCAACCAGACGCTGAGCGACCTGCAGGACCTGCAGCAACTCACTCGCCGCATTCTGGACTTCCGTCCCTGACCGCATGGGAGCCCGCATGACTCAGACCGCCCGCACCCGCCCGAAATCCACGCCGACCCCCACCCACCTGCCCTGCCCGGTCCGCGGCTGCGGGGCCGTGGTGCGCCAGGCAGGGGAGAGCGCCGGCCACCTCGAACCGCACCAGATTCAGATCACCGCTGGCCGCGCCGCCCACCCGTTCCCCTGCGGCTGCGCCCGCGCCGCGCTGCTCGAAGCGGGGCGGACCTCCGCGGGTGAATGGACCCTCTCGGAGGTCCGGCCCAGTCAGGAGCACCGCGAGCATCACAACCTGATCGCCCACGCCCTCGTCACCGGGCAGGCCTTCCGGGACCGCGCCGGGTACAGCCCCACCAACCGCGCCGCGGACCCGAACAGCGCCGGGATGGTCGAGGCGTTCATGGCCAGCCACAACGCCGCCCTCCAGGCGTGCGTCGCCATGAGCACCGGCCGCGTGGCCGAAGCGCAGCGCCTCGCCGAGCGGGCCCTGGCCACCAACGCCGCGTACCAGGGGCACGCCCGCGCCGTGAAACGCGCCCGCCGCGCCGACGCCCGCGTGGGCCGCTGGCACAACGCCGAGCGGTTCTGGATCAAGCTGCCCGTCACCGTTCCGGCCGCCCCTGGGCAGCCGCCCGCGCCGCCCGTCCTGCGCCGCTTCCAGTTCGACTTCCTCGCAGTCTGGGGCACGGCGCTGACGCTGCCCGGCGCGGCCGACCGGGCAGGGCAGAGCACCGTGCAGCGCGGCAGTAATAGCCTCACCGTCCTGAACGGCCCGGACATCGAGCGGGACAGCGGCATTCCGGTCGGCGTGGACGGCTGGCGGCAACTGATCGATCTGCTCACCCGCTTCGACGACCCCGGCAAGAGCGGCCGGGCGCCCGACCCGCTGGAACTGGTGTGGCACCGCGACGGGGAAGGTCTGAGCCTGCGCCGCCACATCAAACAGCGCTACCCGCGCGCCGTGCACGCCCTGGAAGCCCTGCGCCGCACCCTCACCCCGGCCCCTGAACGCGAGAAGGGGAAACGTGACGATCAGGACGCGCACTGGGAGGTTCAGACGCCGCAGTGGGTCTACGACGCGATCAGCGACCCCATCGAGCGGGAGGAGGAGGAGACCGATACGATCGTGTTCCGTCTGGCGGACGCCCTGGCCACCTGGGACGGACTGCCCGACATCCTCGAACCCGAGGGGCCGTACGGGCCTGATTGACCCCGCCCGAACATTCCCCTAGAATCGCCTTACTCTGCCCTCAGTCCACTTTCAGGCACGCCCAGCGCGTGCCTGTGTTGTTTTCCCAGGAGTGCCCCGCCACTGCTCATCCGCGCAGCCATCATCACGCTGTCATGCTTGCGTGCGTGCAGGCCGAACCATAGCTGTACACGCACGTTCACGCGCCGTCACGTTTGCCCGGTAACATGGCCTCACCCGAGGCCGCCTGGCCGGCAAGCTGTCGGCCTCGGGATTCCAAAAGTTGTGGAGGAATCACCGTGGAGGATACCAGCAGGGACGGCCCGCACAGGGCCGTCGAGATCGACGTCGTTCAGAACACCAGCACAGGCGAGTACCGGGTCATCATGAACATGCACCTGACCACCGCCACATCCGTACTGGACGACCTGGAACGCAGCGCCACCAACCCTTACTCCCGCACCGTCGCGGGCAGCCTGCGCGAAGTCCTGACCGGCGCGGGCCTGATCGACCGGCCGCCCCGCCACACCAACTGACCCCACCCCCCCCACCCGCCCCGCCAGCCAACGTGCCGGCGGGGCGGGCCGCATTGGAGCCCATGACCCCAACCGCCCGCCTGCTGAACGACCAGACCGAACTCGTGCCGGTGCACGACCTCAAACCCCACGAAGAAAACCCGAACCGGGGTCATCCCGAGGAGATCGCCGAGAGCATCCGCGCCTCGGGCTGGTGGGGCACCGTCACCGCGCAGCGCAGCACCGGGCAGATCCTGGTCGGCGAGCACCGCTGGCGCGGCGCGATCCTCGCCGGACTCACCCACGTGCCGGTCTTCTGGGTGGACGTCGACGACGACCGCGCCCGCGTCATCCTCCTGGCGGACAACCGCTACGCCGAGCGCGCCACCCGCGACCCCGAAGCGCTGCGCCGCCTGCTCGACCAGCTGCGCGCAGGCCAGGGCCTGGACGGCACCGGGTACAGCGACGCCGACCATGACGCGCTGCTCGGCGAACTCGCCGGGGAAGTGCAGCGCGAACTCCTCACCGACGAGGACGACGTCCCGCCCCTGCAGGCCACGCCCGTCACCCGGCCCGGCGACCTCTGGACGATCGGCGAGCACCGCCTCGGTTGCGGGGACAGCACCGACCCCCACCAGCTCCAGCGGCTCACCCAGGGCCTGAAGGTGGGGCTGGTCTGGACCGACCCGCCGTACAACGTCAACTACGAGGGCAAAACCAGGGACCGGCTGAAGATCCAGAACGACGCGATGACCCCCGAGCAGTTCCGGCAGTTCATCGCGGCCGCCATGCACGCCACCGCCAGCGTCATGCAGCCCGGCGCATGCATCTACGTCGCCTACGCCGAGGTGGAAGGCGTGGCGTTCCGGCAGGGTTTCGACGCGGCCGGACTGAAGTACTCGCAGACCATCGTCTGGGTGAAGAACGCCGCCGTGATGAGCCGCCAGGACTACAACTGGCGGCACGAACCCATGCTGTACGGCTGGAAACTCGGCGCGGGGCACTACTTCGGGCAGGACTTCACCAACACCACGGTGATCGACGACAGCGCCGACCTGACCAAGCTCAGCAAGGGCGAGCTGCTGGACCTGCTCACCCAGATCCGGGAGTTCAGCAGCGTCATCTACGAGAACAAGCCCACCCGGAACGACCTTCACCCGACGATGAAGCCACCTAGCCTCATCCGCCGGATGATCCTGAACTCCAGCCGGCCGGGCGACATCGTCATGGACCCCTTCGGGGGGAGTGGCAGCACCATGCTCGCCGCCCACCAGGCAGGCCGCATTGGCGTCCTTAACGAACTCGACCCGCACTACTGCGACCAGATCATCCGCCGCATGCGCGACGCGACCGGCCTGATCGCCACCCGCCACGACGGCGTTACGTTCGCCCAGGCGGAATCAGCCGCGTCCTGATAGGCGCACTTCGCGCTCCAGGCCGTCCACCATGAACCGCAGGTCGTTCAGGATCTCCTCGCTATCGGGCGTCACCGCAATTGGGGCGATCATCAGCGCGTCCAGACACTTCTGCGTGATGACGGCCACGTGCAGGCGCAGCATCCGCCGCGTCGGCATCGGAGCGTCAAAGTCGATGTCTCGCACGTCCGCGAACCCCAGGGCACTGATGGCCGCCTGGGCCCGCGCATGAAGGCTGCTGATAACCGCTCCGTATTCATCTTGATTCATGCCGGCAGCGTAGCCGGTTCAAAAGGGAGTTATGACCTCTATCATCCAGAGCCACCGCCTCGAACAGCACGACATCCAGCACCTCGCCACCCTCGCGTGGGACCGCAACCCCAGACGGCACGATCTGGAGGCCATCGCGGCCAGTCTCGGAAAATACGGGTACGGCTCCCCGATCCTGATCGACGACACCAGCGGCCGCATCGCCGCCGGTCACGGCGTCCTCGCCGCGATGCTGATCGACCAGGCCGAAGGCCGCAAGGCCCCGCGCCGCGTCACGGTCGTCGGCAGTCAGTGGCAGGTCGTCACCATCCACATCCAGCTCAACCCCGGCGAGGTGGACGGGTACGCCCTGAGCGACACCCGCACCAAGGAACTCGGCGGGTGGGACGACGCGCTGCTGCTCGACGTGCTCGAAGAACTCAGCGTGCTCGACCCCACCCTGTACGGGACGGGCTTCACGCCCACGGATCTGGAGATGCTGCAGGAGAAGATCGGCGGCGAACTGCCCGCCAGCTTCCACGCCGTGCCCGACCCGGACCCGGCCCGCCTCGCCGCCCCGGCCCCCGCCGCGCCGCCCAGCGTCCCTCCCGCCTCCACCCCAGCGAGCAGCGCCCCGCAGGCCACCTATGTCCAGACCGCCGGGCACGCGCCCACCCTGCCGCCCGGCAGCCTCCCCGCCCCGGCGCTGCGGACCCTGACCTGCCCGCACTGCGGCGAGACCATCCAGGCGTGACGCCCTGGTTCATCCGCCAACCCAGCTACCCCGCCCAGCTCCAGCAGGCCTGGGCGGACGCCACCGCCCCCCGCGCCCCGGACGCCCCGACCGTCATCAGCACCTTCGCCGGACGGGGCGGCAGCAGCACCGGGTACCACATGGCCGGGTACCACGAACTCCTCGCCGTCGAATGGGACGGGCACGCCGCCGACACCCTGCGCCTGAACTACCCCGCCCTGGACGTGTACCACGGCGACATCGCGCACCTCAGCGTCGCCGAAGTCCTGCGCCGCACCGGCCTGCAGCCGGGCGAACTCGACCTCCTAGAAGGCAGTCCCCCCTGTCAAGGCTTCTCTCTCTCGGGCCAGCGCCAGCTCGACGATCCCCGCAACCAGCTGTTCCGGGAGTTCGTTCGTCTGATTGATGGCCTGCACCCCAGGGTGTTCCTCATGGAGAACGTACGCGGCATGGTGGCCGGGCAGATGATCCGGATCTACCAGGAAGCCCTCGACGCGCTGCGCGGCGCAGGACCCGGGTACCGCACGGTCAGCGGCCTGATCAACGCCAGGCACCTCGGCGTCCCGCAGTCCCGCACCCGCCTGATCGTCATCGGCGTCCGCGAGGACCTCGGCATCCAGCCCACCCTGCCCGCCCCGCAGACCGGCCTGATCACCGTCCGGCAGGCCCTCCACGGACTGCCCGACGAGCAGGACGGCATGAAGCTGCACGACAAGTGGCTCCCGGTCTGGGCCCGCACCGGGCAGGGTCGCAGCTTCAAGGACCTGCACCCGCGCGGCCACATGTTCAGCCACACCAAGATCCACCCGGACAAACCCGCCC encodes:
- a CDS encoding VRR-NUC domain-containing protein, with the translated sequence MSVTAAAQRLLQEARSEDSRAARLRTDLPEQTWDEETHHIRLIDWATAHIPDLPPLALLFHVPNGGKRAQRISRTGKRYSPEAARLLRMGTRSGYPDLGLDHPAHGRAGLRLELKSLTGELHPNQRAWIVHLRHAGYHADAAWGWRDARQLLLEYFLPAPPATRWTPRSRQPLDDHALPPLGHK
- a CDS encoding sce7726 family protein, with the translated sequence MSESGDVTWLCGLPNSVRRGRFQAPDRDAAALAYARLHRYDPISVEHVGDGWYDITGEGVEPGKPYLYRRVFRVNRAPDQSRRGVDENTARTALCALHGPGWAVREPYIVAEGRYGKSGRADLCVLPDGESSVGYEIKTDRDVLDRLPRQIPMYDHCFARRVLATTPRHLDASCQRLPAEWGIVLLDPDTHGVLDQVRPATPRDLDPASGTLLLSELWAAELHHLIRERNLPIRKRAPIGACLDLLQENFDEPALRDMALHTLNQRQGARVHAWRIGDP
- a CDS encoding DNA methyltransferase; translation: MTPTARLLNDQTELVPVHDLKPHEENPNRGHPEEIAESIRASGWWGTVTAQRSTGQILVGEHRWRGAILAGLTHVPVFWVDVDDDRARVILLADNRYAERATRDPEALRRLLDQLRAGQGLDGTGYSDADHDALLGELAGEVQRELLTDEDDVPPLQATPVTRPGDLWTIGEHRLGCGDSTDPHQLQRLTQGLKVGLVWTDPPYNVNYEGKTRDRLKIQNDAMTPEQFRQFIAAAMHATASVMQPGACIYVAYAEVEGVAFRQGFDAAGLKYSQTIVWVKNAAVMSRQDYNWRHEPMLYGWKLGAGHYFGQDFTNTTVIDDSADLTKLSKGELLDLLTQIREFSSVIYENKPTRNDLHPTMKPPSLIRRMILNSSRPGDIVMDPFGGSGSTMLAAHQAGRIGVLNELDPHYCDQIIRRMRDATGLIATRHDGVTFAQAESAAS
- a CDS encoding DNA cytosine methyltransferase, producing MTPWFIRQPSYPAQLQQAWADATAPRAPDAPTVISTFAGRGGSSTGYHMAGYHELLAVEWDGHAADTLRLNYPALDVYHGDIAHLSVAEVLRRTGLQPGELDLLEGSPPCQGFSLSGQRQLDDPRNQLFREFVRLIDGLHPRVFLMENVRGMVAGQMIRIYQEALDALRGAGPGYRTVSGLINARHLGVPQSRTRLIVIGVREDLGIQPTLPAPQTGLITVRQALHGLPDEQDGMKLHDKWLPVWARTGQGRSFKDLHPRGHMFSHTKIHPDKPAPTILKTVGVQRDGRANNGLYHWRWPRLMTIPELKRLGSFPDPYRFATTGDPIDDFVNAWNGIGNSVPPLMTRAIAQHIRQTILTPGAR